A stretch of Coccidioides posadasii str. Silveira chromosome 2, complete sequence DNA encodes these proteins:
- a CDS encoding uncharacterized protein (EggNog:ENOG410QEHX~COG:Q~BUSCO:6348at33183), translating to MECRTNRLIQTTKWLQASSNIMKPIPTHERLHQQSKSWNSSKDSSAALALPKSSHIGIIGAGLAGLRCADILLQKGARVTILEARDRIGGRICQSDIGGTPVDLGPNWIHGTENNPIVSISKYTKTVTHSWDGPQVIIDSSGRLLDAQDATKFSEFTWETIDKALDHSRKNAATIPPNLSLCDYIREELEKTTFSQSEKEACMELSKSWGAYIGSPVDRQSLKFFFLEECLDGTNLFVASTYKDILQTAAEPALEGAKICLNDPVVSVKTEPRKPRVEHHVTVSTASGKEYVFDEVVATFPLGWLKKNKSVFSPPLSPRLSTAIDSISYGQLEKVYVHFPEAFWNVEGIKEASNASNSAEDEARHLALMPGFTQFLNPNYVDRPAIPFWNQECLSLATLPKSCAHPTLLFYTYGPCAAHIVNKISSLSPESKEYFETLDGFLHPFYSRMPGYDPDSPSCKPIAFLATKWQLDPWAGNGSYSNFQVGLKEGDRDIEIMREAAGVERGLWFAGEHTAPFVALGTTLGAYWSGELVAEKICEVLTGKEKGARE from the exons ATGGAGTGTAGAACTAACCGTCTCATACAGACAACCAAGTGGTTGCAAGCAAGCTCCAATATCATGAAGCCGATCCCTACACACGAAAGGCTCCATCAGCAGTCTAAGTCCTGGAACAGCTCCAAGGATAGCTCTGCAGCTCTTGCCCTGCCCAAATCCTCTCATATTGGAATAATTGGTGCTGGCTTGGCTGGGCTAAGATGTGCGGATATCCTTCTCCAAAAAGGAGCTCGAGTAACCATACTTGAGGCCAGGGATCGAATCGGAGGTCGC ATTTGCCAAAGCGATATTGGTGGTACTCCTGTTGACCT GGGCCCTAATTGGATTCATGGGACGGAGAACAATCCTATTGTCAGTATTAGCAAATATACCAAGACAGTCACACATTCTTGGGATGGCCCACAAGTTATCATCGACTCTTCTGGACGGCTACTGGACGCACAAGATGCCACCAAGTTCTCTGAATTCACGTGGGAAACTATAGATAAGGCCCTTGACCATAGTCGGAAAAATGCTGCAACGATACCCCCCAATCTTAGTTTATGTGACTATATTCGAGAAGAGCTCGAAAAGACTACATTTTCTCAATCGGAAAAAGAGGCATGTATGGAGCTATCAAAGTCATGGGGGGCCTATATTGGGTCCCCTGTTGATAGACAGAGCCTCAAGTTCTTTTTTCTCGAAGAATGCCTCGATGGAA CAAATCTCTTCGTGGCATCAACATATAAGGATATCTTGCAGACGGCCGCTGAGCCCGCTCTAGAGGGTGCGAAAATTTGTCTAAATGACCCAGTGGTGTCTGTTAAAACGGAGCCCCGTAAGCCGCGCGTTGAACACCATGTGACTGTATCCACTGCTTCTGGCAAGGAGTATGTGTTCGATGAAGTCGTCGCTACATTTCCCTTAGGTTGGTTGAAAAAGAACAAGTCTGTCTTCTCCCCACCTCTCTCACCCCGTCTGTCGACCGCCATTGATAGTATATCATACGGCCAACTGGAGAAAGTTTATGTCCATTTTCCGGAAGCTTTCTGGAATGTGGAGGGCATCAAAGAGGCCTCAAATGCTTCCAACTCCGCCGAAGACGAAGCGAGGCATTTAGCTTTGATGCCTGGATTCACACAGTTCCTCAACCCAAATTACGTTGATCGTCCTGCCATTCCATTCTGGAACCAAGAATGTCTTTCTCTAGCCACTCTTCCCAAGTCATGCGCTCACCCGACGCTTCTGTTCTACACCTACGGACCATGCGCTGCCCACATCGTGAACAAAATATCTTCCCTCTCTCCAGAGTCGAAGGAATACTTCGAGACCCTCGATGGCTTCCTCCATCCATTTTACTCACGCATGCCCGGATACGATCCGGACTCCCCATCTTGCAAACCGATCGCATTCCTCGCCACGAAATGGCAGCTAGATCCATGGGCCGGTAACGGCAGCTACTCGAATTTTCAAGTTGGACTGAAAGAAGGAGATCGTGATATTGAGATTATGAGAGAAGCTGCCGGTGTTGAAAGAGGACTGTGGTTTGCTGGGGAACATACGGCACCGTTTGTGGCCCTGGGAACCACCCTGGGGGCGTATTGGAGTGGTGAGCTGGTTGCGGAGAAGATTTGTGAGGTGCTAACGGGTAAAGAAAAGGGAGCCCGAGAGTAA
- a CDS encoding uncharacterized protein (EggNog:ENOG410QEHX~COG:Q~BUSCO:6348at33183) produces MKPIPTHERLHQQSKSWNSSKDSSAALALPKSSHIGIIGAGLAGLRCADILLQKGARVTILEARDRIGGRICQSDIGGTPVDLGPNWIHGTENNPIVSISKYTKTVTHSWDGPQVIIDSSGRLLDAQDATKFSEFTWETIDKALDHSRKNAATIPPNLSLCDYIREELEKTTFSQSEKEACMELSKSWGAYIGSPVDRQSLKFFFLEECLDGTNLFVASTYKDILQTAAEPALEGAKICLNDPVVSVKTEPRKPRVEHHVTVSTASGKEYVFDEVVATFPLGWLKKNKSVFSPPLSPRLSTAIDSISYGQLEKVYVHFPEAFWNVEGIKEASNASNSAEDEARHLALMPGFTQFLNPNYVDRPAIPFWNQECLSLATLPKSCAHPTLLFYTYGPCAAHIVNKISSLSPESKEYFETLDGFLHPFYSRMPGYDPDSPSCKPIAFLATKWQLDPWAGNGSYSNFQVGLKEGDRDIEIMREAAGVERGLWFAGEHTAPFVALGTTLGAYWSGELVAEKICEVLTGKEKGARE; encoded by the exons ATGAAGCCGATCCCTACACACGAAAGGCTCCATCAGCAGTCTAAGTCCTGGAACAGCTCCAAGGATAGCTCTGCAGCTCTTGCCCTGCCCAAATCCTCTCATATTGGAATAATTGGTGCTGGCTTGGCTGGGCTAAGATGTGCGGATATCCTTCTCCAAAAAGGAGCTCGAGTAACCATACTTGAGGCCAGGGATCGAATCGGAGGTCGC ATTTGCCAAAGCGATATTGGTGGTACTCCTGTTGACCT GGGCCCTAATTGGATTCATGGGACGGAGAACAATCCTATTGTCAGTATTAGCAAATATACCAAGACAGTCACACATTCTTGGGATGGCCCACAAGTTATCATCGACTCTTCTGGACGGCTACTGGACGCACAAGATGCCACCAAGTTCTCTGAATTCACGTGGGAAACTATAGATAAGGCCCTTGACCATAGTCGGAAAAATGCTGCAACGATACCCCCCAATCTTAGTTTATGTGACTATATTCGAGAAGAGCTCGAAAAGACTACATTTTCTCAATCGGAAAAAGAGGCATGTATGGAGCTATCAAAGTCATGGGGGGCCTATATTGGGTCCCCTGTTGATAGACAGAGCCTCAAGTTCTTTTTTCTCGAAGAATGCCTCGATGGAA CAAATCTCTTCGTGGCATCAACATATAAGGATATCTTGCAGACGGCCGCTGAGCCCGCTCTAGAGGGTGCGAAAATTTGTCTAAATGACCCAGTGGTGTCTGTTAAAACGGAGCCCCGTAAGCCGCGCGTTGAACACCATGTGACTGTATCCACTGCTTCTGGCAAGGAGTATGTGTTCGATGAAGTCGTCGCTACATTTCCCTTAGGTTGGTTGAAAAAGAACAAGTCTGTCTTCTCCCCACCTCTCTCACCCCGTCTGTCGACCGCCATTGATAGTATATCATACGGCCAACTGGAGAAAGTTTATGTCCATTTTCCGGAAGCTTTCTGGAATGTGGAGGGCATCAAAGAGGCCTCAAATGCTTCCAACTCCGCCGAAGACGAAGCGAGGCATTTAGCTTTGATGCCTGGATTCACACAGTTCCTCAACCCAAATTACGTTGATCGTCCTGCCATTCCATTCTGGAACCAAGAATGTCTTTCTCTAGCCACTCTTCCCAAGTCATGCGCTCACCCGACGCTTCTGTTCTACACCTACGGACCATGCGCTGCCCACATCGTGAACAAAATATCTTCCCTCTCTCCAGAGTCGAAGGAATACTTCGAGACCCTCGATGGCTTCCTCCATCCATTTTACTCACGCATGCCCGGATACGATCCGGACTCCCCATCTTGCAAACCGATCGCATTCCTCGCCACGAAATGGCAGCTAGATCCATGGGCCGGTAACGGCAGCTACTCGAATTTTCAAGTTGGACTGAAAGAAGGAGATCGTGATATTGAGATTATGAGAGAAGCTGCCGGTGTTGAAAGAGGACTGTGGTTTGCTGGGGAACATACGGCACCGTTTGTGGCCCTGGGAACCACCCTGGGGGCGTATTGGAGTGGTGAGCTGGTTGCGGAGAAGATTTGTGAGGTGCTAACGGGTAAAGAAAAGGGAGCCCGAGAGTAA
- a CDS encoding uncharacterized protein (EggNog:ENOG410PN62~COG:K~BUSCO:6366at33183), with amino-acid sequence MIVLVYRINFEYDNDNLQIWFQNRRQNDRRRSKPLPPHDLGSSSTTTTDYQKDRSDNDVNSRPSPSQLSFSSQDEKKSMRLETYSPDVSVEHPDNECIEESGMAHATSSQTTVASTQTEELETTSCPDEAIGSFDNRADKLDPVSKDVQQRSGCKRKWDEYDVKEVVEAKYARRSLPSQLATPPSLRISLSFDGEAMVRMEGEKTPSPPKPRDSLRISFSADGEAVVRTANEPSPSKSACTNARQARFGHLRRSTSAISFPMMRSRIEGKDIKPFGRSRNARTWELYCDDDARTALPNALNTRVDSTSVDNLSPCGPQRENSKPLGVRSHIPNEIQEPQTPAEKRRKLTRAVSSLARLETGAKAPTSSGAKARKFAHDMKDHTGDSDKENWIPGTQISSVRRRGVQKQTTQARGRRVLGRSSKQLEASQMGVSRLRRTKSARSAMISEKNENGSAVAGESEETSAFVKEAGSNPEEDLDCVQGLLSLSQGAWR; translated from the coding sequence ATGATTGTGCTTGTGTATCGTATTAATTTTGAATATGATAATGACAATCTGCAGATTTGGTTTCAGAATCGTCGGCAGAACGATAGACGGAGATCCAAACCCCTTCCACCGCACGACCTCGGTTCCTCAAGCACGACAACCACAGATTACCAGAAAGATAGGTCGGATAACGATGTAAATTCGCGGCCATCACCCTCCCAGCTGAGCTTTTCTTCTCAggatgagaagaaatctatgCGACTGGAGACGTACTCTCCAGATGTCTCAGTCGAACATCCGGATAACGAGTGTATCGAAGAGAGTGGAATGGCCCATGCTACTAGTTCGCAGACCACAGTCGCTTCCACACAAACTGAAGAGCTAGAAACCACTAGTTGCCCTGATGAGGCCATAGGTTCATTCGACAACCGGGCGGACAAATTGGACCCTGTGTCAAAGGATGTGCAACAGCGTTCCGGCTGCAAAAGGAAATGGGATGAATATGACGTGAAGGAAGTGGTCGAAGCCAAATATGCCAGGCGATCATTGCCCTCTCAATTAGCAACGCCGCCTTCCCTTCGTATCTCCTTATCCTTTGATGGGGAGGCAATGGTCAGAATGGAAGGTGAAAAGACCCCGTCACCTCCCAAACCCAGAGATTCCCTTCGAATTTCATTTTCGGCCGATGGCGAAGCAGTGGTGAGGACTGCAAATGAGCCTTCACCATCAAAATCCGCCTGCACCAACGCCAGGCAAGCGCGATTTGGCCATCTTCGTCGCAGTACAAGTGCGATATCCTTCCCGATGATGCGAAGCAGAATTGAAGGAAAGGATATAAAACCGTTTGGGAGATCCCGTAACGCCCGTACGTGGGAACTGTACTGTGATGATGACGCTCGGACGGCGCTCCCCAACGCTTTGAATACACGGGTGGATTCAACTTCTGTGGATAATTTATCGCCCTGCGGACCTCAGCGCGAAAATTCAAAACCATTGGGTGTTCGGTCACACATCCCCAACGAGATTCAAGAGCCACAAACCCCAGCAGAGAAACGAAGGAAGCTCACTAGGGCTGTGTCTTCTCTCGCTCGTTTGGAAACTGGCGCAAAAGCTCCCACATCCTCAGGAGCGAAAGCCAGAAAATTTGCGCACGACATGAAGGACCACACTGGGGATTCTGATAAGGAGAATTGGATCCCAGGCACACAGATTTCCAGCGTTCGAAGGCGCGGTGTGCAGAAACAGACTACCCAGGCCCGTGGCCGTCGAGTGTTGGGTAGATCAAGCAAGCAACTCGAAGCCAGCCAGATGGGCGTCTCTCGTCTCAGGCGAACAAAAAGCGCCAGATCGGCAATGATAAGTGAGAAAAATGAGAACGGTTCTGCTGTCGCTGGTGAAAGCGAGGAAACATCTGCCTTTGTCAAGGAGGCCGGATCAAATCCAGAAGAAGATTTGGACTGTGTCCAGGGCTTGTTGTCCCTCAGCCAAGGAGCTTGGAGATAG
- a CDS encoding uncharacterized protein (EggNog:ENOG410PP3R~COG:S), which yields MVNVAIAGSSGLAQFIANYLSTKTCHQFIILSRFPNPGLVSRGWQVLEVDYYNNSKLRYMLTGVDVVISTISGPAEASLITAAAQVNVRRFIPSEFEGPPSKRTISKLPDRGNCQSLSLLQQYEMEYTIFTCGVFYERLAPGGMAAFQLGKGTYIDKEGEYLINIPSMETEVPHLSDGQDSMICMTSAQDVARAVVAALDLPRWPREFRMFGDRMSLTGLVGTVESVFGCEFKTSFISVESLCYLLSQAEASGDVRKQRRVCHLLDTVNGCYDFDLSNVDSLNIRPQRFQEWLRMVWA from the exons ATGGTGAATGTAGCAATTGCTGGATCAAGTGGCCTAGCCCAGTTTATTGCAAACTATCTCTCTACGAAAACCTGTCATCAATTTATTATACTATCCAGGTTT CCGAACCCCGGCCTTGTTTCCAGAGGATGGCAAGTCTTAGAAGTTGATTATTACAACAACTCCAAACTCCGGTATATGCTCACGGGGGTGGATGTAGTCATTTCCACTATATCGGGACCCGCTGAGGCTTCTCTTATCACCGCTGCTGCTCAAGTTAATGTGCGCCGTTTCATACCATCTGAATTTGAGGGACCACCTTCAAAGCGCACCATCTCCAAGCTCCCAGACCGCGGGAACTGCCAAAGCCTCTCCCTGCTCCAGCAATATGAAATGGAATACACCATCTTTACATGCGGTGTATTTTATGAGCGCTTGGCTCCAGGTGGCATGGCCGCCTTTCAGCTCGGTAAGGGCACATATATTGATAAGGAAGGCGAATACCTTATAAATATTCCTTCAATGGAAACCGAGGTTCCCCATCTCAGCGACGGTCAAGATTCTATGATTTGCATGACTTCTGCCCAAGATGTCGCACGCGCCGTAGTCGCTGCACTTGACTTGCCACGATGGCCGCGCGAGTTCCGAATGTTCGGAGACAGAATGTCGTTAACCGGCCTTGTGGGCACCGTTGAAAGTGTATTCG GGTGTGAATTCAAGACATCCTTCATCTCTGTTGAATCACTTTGCTATTTACTTTCACAGGCGGAAGCTTCCGGTGATGTACGGAAACAGCGGCGGGTATGTCATCTCCTAGATACCGTTAACGGTTGTTATGACTTCGATTTGTCCAACGTCGATAGCTTGAATATTCGGCCACAACGATTTCAAGAATGGCTGCGAATGGTTTGGGCTTAG
- a CDS encoding uncharacterized protein (EggNog:ENOG410PWV9) — translation MTNIIPNHTTRRLDTFPLEILMLIAEELNESEDQFAFMLCCRQFHAITEPLFYKSIDLGPYISKRSIRTLLRTLLERPSLADHIRELQLFLWDSDGAYVGPVTLSSRPAREEILSRPRLHRRYALLEKKITFASRSQDEEWEWLEDIRAGVVDAFLAVLLILVPNLENLKMTQFPPNSNHFFKTIFRAARRSEPFDEHPILTRLSFVDIMPHFANCVGPCILLPYIGLPALKTLVTSKLGEDWLNRGQWADSSLTTLKVTQSCCSASIATFLESCKSLKVFKYSHHNEFGPQRFNIMGIWKSLQVTKDTLEDLWLDVERGRDIFEPSWPTEVPFSFAEFRALKVIGITTRQILDLQNPDSHALVDILPPNLEGLTLLDMPDEHLEYITSEVTRFVKASPTVAPSLTKIALCGNFNSDAVDTLESVAKVREACSETGVELSFPMEW, via the coding sequence ATGACGAACATAATCCCTAATCACACAACCCGGCGCCTGGATACCTTCCCTCTTGAAATCTTGATGTTGATTGCAGAAGAGTTGAATGAAAGCGAAGATCAATTCGCCTTCATGCTATGTTGCCGCCAGTTCCACGCGATAACGGAACCTCTTTTTTACAAATCGATCGATCTCGGGCCCTACATTTCGAAAAGGTCGATAAGGACTTTGTTACGAACGCTTTTAGAGCGACCATCATTAGCAGACCACATTAGAGAACTGCAGCTCTTTCTATGGGACTCGGATGGAGCTTACGTGGGCCCTGTGACATTGAGTAGCAGACCTGCACGGGAGGAAATTCTGTCTCGACCTCGACTTCACCGCAGATATGCGCTcctggaaaagaaaataactTTTGCTAGCCGCTCCCAGGACGAGGAGTGGGAGTGGTTGGAAGACATACGAGCCGGTGTTGTTGATGCCTTCTTGGCCGTGCTTTTGATATTGGTTCCCAACCTGGAAAACTTGAAGATGACCCAGTTTCCTCCCAATTCGAATCATTTCTTTAAGACCATTTTTCGGGCGGCACGTCGCAGCGAACCGTTCGACGAGCATCCTATACTTACACGCCTCTCCTTCGTTGATATAATGCCTCACTTTGCCAACTGCGTTGGTCCGTGCATCCTGCTGCCTTACATCGGACTTCCAGCTCTAAAAACATTGGTTACGTCTAAATTAGGTGAAGATTGGCTTAACAGGGGCCAGTGGGCGGACTCGTCCCTTACAACCCTTAAAGTTACCCAGAGTTGTTGCTCAGCATCCATCGCCACATTCCTCGaaagttgcaagagcctAAAAGTCTTCAAATATAGCCACCATAACGAATTTGGTCCCCAACGATTTAACATAATGGGCATCTGGAAATCTCTTCAAGTCACAAAAGATACGCTTGAGGACCTATGGCTAGACGTCGAACGTGGGAGGGATATCTTTGAGCCATCCTGGCCCACAGAAGTCCCTTTTTCGTTCGCTGAGTTTAGGGCATTAAAGGTCATTGGTATAACTACTCGCCAGATCCTTGACTTGCAAAACCCGGATTCTCACGCGCTTGTGGATATCCTACCGCCGAACCTCGAAGGGTTGACTTTACTCGATATGCCGGACGAGCACCTCGAGTACATCACGTCCGAAGTAACGCGGTTTGTGAAAGCTTCACCTACTGTCGCGCCATCCTTGACAAAAATCGCTTTGTGTGGCAATTTTAACTCGGATGCAGTCGACACGCTCGAAAGCGTGGCGAAAGTACGAGAAGCATGTTCAGAGACTGGGGTGGAGCTTAGTTTCCCGATGGAATGGTAG
- a CDS encoding uncharacterized protein (SECRETED:SignalP(1-19)~EggNog:ENOG410PQ6D~COG:S): protein MKLSINIALLLSISVFVSGQADTCSNPPQSDKVVQFADALKVICPNSAREPCINDPKAPNQCRSASQAAEPILRSFEKYNITNKNEMAALVSPMALESGEFKYQKNVFPGRPGQGTRNMQMPKWNARYLASIPELKDQREKVGDDKVKILDLLLSKDDYDFGSAAWYMTSQCTSDVRKGLQDGKEDGWEKYITACVGTTVSGERLRYWQVAVKEMQKL, encoded by the exons ATGAAGCTCTCTATCAACATAGCCCTCCTTCTCTCTATCTCCGTCTTTGTATCTGGACAAGCAGATACCTGCAGCAACCCTCCGCAATCTGATAAGGTCGTTCAATTTGCCGACGCTCTCAAGGTCATCTGCCCCAACTCCGCAAGGGAACCATGTATCAATGACCCCAAAGCCCCAAATCAATGTCGAAGTGCGTCTCAAGCCGCAGAGCCCATTCTACGCTCCTTCGAGAAATACAACATTACAAACAAAAATGAAATGGCCGCTCTTGTCAGCCCTATGGCGCTGGAATCCGGTGAATTTAAATACCAAAAAAACGTTTTCCCTGGCAGGCCAGGACAAGGAA CACGGAACATGCAAATGCCAAAATGGAACGCGCGCTACCTGGCCTCCATCCCCGAACTCAAAGACCAACGCGAAAAAGTGGGCGACGACAAAGTCAAAATCCTTGACCTCCTCCTTAGTAAGGACGATTATGATTTTGGCTCTGCTGCATGGTATATGACATCTCAATGCACCTCTGATGTGCGTAAGGGGCTGCAGGACGGCAAGGAGGATGGATGGGAGAAGTATATCACCGCTTGTGTTGGGACAACTGTTAGCGGCGAGCGATTGCGGTATTGGCAAGTTGCAGTCAAGGAGATGCAGAAGCTTTAG
- a CDS encoding uncharacterized protein (EggNog:ENOG410PM85~COG:I~TransMembrane:1 (i241-263o)), translating to MATSEEEPLIDENAPLQSYYASLESRVGYRLFLGGTRHFGYYDPDTLWPFPIGRALRKMEDHLARSLDLFKGARALDAGCGYGHVAIHMARKHHLEVTAIDVVDRHVARAQRNVAAAGLRGAIVVQKADYHHLDSFSDSSFDGVYTMETFVHATDPAAALAGFFRVLKPGGSIALYEYDHAKSLDAAEEMVKMFDQVNTHAAMPSNALFEQGRLPSLLEDAGFVDVKVADLSENIKPMLRLFFVVAYIPYLIIRLFGLEAYFINAVAAVMGYRYHYAHRYVAVTAKKPLTAEYPTRRRRI from the coding sequence ATGGCAACTTCAGAAGAAGAACCCCTTATCGATGAAAATGCACCCTTGCAGTCATATTACGCCTCGCTAGAGTCACGAGTTGGTTATCGGCTCTTTCTTGGAGGCACTCGTCATTTTGGCTACTATGATCCCGACACCTTGTGGCCGTTCCCCATCGGAAGAGCTCTTCGTAAAATGGAGGATCATCTCGCGCGATCGCTGGATCTCTTCAAGGGCGCACGGGCGCTAGATGCCGGCTGTGGATATGGTCATGTTGCTATTCATATGGCTCGCAAGCATCATCTGGAAGTAACAGCCATTGATGTTGTGGACCGACACGTGGCGCGAGCTCAGAGAAATGTCGCAGCCGCAGGGCTTAGGGGAGCTATCGTGGTGCAAAAAGCCGATTACCACCACCTCGATTCCTTCTCCGACTCCTCATTCGATGGGGTCTACACCATGGAAACGTTTGTACATGCTACAGATCCAGCCGCCGCCCTTGCCGGGTTCTTCCGTGTCCTAAAGCCGGGAGGATCGATTGCTCTGTATGAATACGACCACGCTAAGTCCCTTGATGCAGCCGAGGAGATGGTCAAGATGTTCGATCAGGTAAACACCCATGCGGCGATGCCATCAAATGCCCTCTTCGAACAGGGCAGGCTTCCTTCACTTCTCGAAGACGCTGGGTTTGTGGATGTGAAAGTTGCAGACCTGTCAGAGAATATCAAGCCGATGCTCCGCCTGTTCTTTGTTGTTGCGTATATACCCTACCTGATTATTCGACTATTCGGGCTCGAGGCCTATTTTATCAACGCCGTTGCAGCCGTGATGGGTTATCGGTATCACTACGCCCATCGCTATGTCGCAGTTACTGCCAAGAAACCTTTAACGGCAGAATATCCAACCCGGAGACGAAGGATATGA